The Fusarium poae strain DAOMC 252244 chromosome 2, whole genome shotgun sequence nucleotide sequence TGGGATCGTCGTCATTGGGAGTGGtccagggttcgattccctgttCGTCCAAATTAGGTGGTTTAATTCCACTGTTATCCGCTCTTTTTGCTTCGCGCCTCTACTTGACAAACCAGAACTGAAAAACCGATACCGGCAGTTACCGGCATTCCAAGTGAATGTATTATTGCCAGGGGGCAACATCACATGGCAGAGATGGTAAACCACTATTTTTTAACGTTTATTCTGGTCAAGACAGTGACAAGACGCCTGTGATTGGCGCGCATGCTTCTTTCTCCAATTGCAATAACAAAAGACAGTGGTTGGCCAATTGCAACAGTCAATTCAAGTGAGAGACTTTCACTTGCATGAGTCCAAGACATTTGCATACTTTGAGCTACGTCACAATCAGGAAAGAGATCTTCTACCAGCTCATCAAGGCCTGACCTCCATACGGGGAAACTCTCTCCGGCGACCCAATCAAGAACATATGTCATGTCCTCTATTTCCCCCCGCGCAAGGCCTTTACGCGGGGACCCCGCAAACAAAGCAAGGGTTCAGGGGTGAAAGTACAAGCAACGGGCCTGGTTTCCTGAAAGGGAGAGGTCACGACACCATGAAAACTTCTGCCGCACCATTCATATGCCGACGCTACAATTAAGCATCTATAAGGACGTCGGTAGATATTCCGAACTGGTCCAACGGCATCACGAGTTGGCTTCTTGAACAATAGTACCGAggctaaaataataaatatagttaCTATAAAAGACGCAAAGATCGTCAGCTTCAGCTTAGGTTTAATTGTGCCTCTTATCTGCATCTCGTAGCAATCATGCGTTTCCAATCCCTTGTCTGGGGAGGACTTTTGAGTCTCTCTACCGTTCTGGCTGCTCCCACCGCCAACTCTGACGTCCAGGAACCCTATTCTCAAGTCAAGCGTGCCGTTCCTACTTCAACCTTTTCCAACAACGTCATCTTCTCTCCTCCCTCTAATGCCGGATGGACTGACCCCCGTGTGCTCTACGCTCGCGCCATCCAGCTCTCCGATGGCTCTCTTCTTTCCACCTGGGAGAACTACTCGCCCGAGCCACCTCTGGTTTACTTTCCCATCTACCGATCCACTGATGGTGGTGTGAAATGGACCCAGATCGGAAAGGTCCAAGACACTGTCAATAACTGGGGATTGCGATACCAGCCTGATCTCTATGAGCTACCTCGAGCTATTGGAAAGTGGCCCAAGGGTACTATCCTGGCCACTGGAAACAGTATCCCTACCGACTTGAGCAAAACCAAGATCGATGTTTATGCTAGCACCGATGGCGGAAAGACGTGGACTTTCACTAGCTCCATTGCTTCTGGAGGAGAAGCTCGACCCAACAATGGCTTGACTCCTGTTTGGGAGCCTCACATGATGGTTTACAAAGAGAAGCTTGTGTGTTACTACGCCGACCAGCGTGACCCCAAGCATGGCCAGAAACTCTCTCACCAAACCACCACGGACCTCGTCAGCTGGTCTGCTCTTGTTAATGACGTTGCTGATAGCAACTACAACGCCCGCCCTGGTATGCCTGGAGTCACCCTTTTGCCCAATGGTCAGTACATCTTTGTCTACGAGACCTGCGGCACCGACGGCTGCCGTGTCCACTACCGTCTGAGCGCCGATCCTCTTAACTTCGCCGCTGCTAAGGATATTGCTCTCGTTTCCAACAAGGGCACTCGTCCTGTCAGCTCACCTACCGTTGTGTGGAGTTCTGTCGGTGGTACCAATGGAAGCATTATTGTTAGCGCTGGAAGCCAGAGCCAAATCTTTGTCAACAAGAACCTGGGTGCTGAGAATTCTTGGGTTGAGTTCGCTACACCCCAACCCAACGCGTACACTCGAGGTCTTATGACTTTCAAGGAGAATGATAACTTCCTCCTTATCATTGGAGGTGGATGGCTGCCTCCAAGCTCTACTAACCAAGTCAGCTTGAGTGTCATTGACCTGAAGAAAACTGGATTGTAGGTCTTGTAGATAGAATAATCAAACTACCAATAATTGGCATTACTTCTTACCTTTGAGTGGAAACTAGGAACCAAGTTGACGAACAGATGATATGATCACTAGTTCCATGATACCGTAGCTCTCTCAAATAGGACGGACTGTAGGCTCTTTTGCCTTGGTGTATATAAGATACAGATATTGGATGAAATACAGTGTTTTAGTAAGCCCTCAACTGCATTCTATACTTATGAAGATGTCAATCTAGCTTGCAATACaataaagaagagaagacaaCCGTAGTCGCTTTCCAGCAGCTTTAGTCTGTATACATATATTGAGCATACTCGTGTACGGTACCTAAAACATTCCTTGCCTGGCAGACCCCCTAAGTCTAGCAAAAGCATGGATAATACCATTTTATATCGATGTTACCATCCAAATAGTCGCCCCGAGTACGGGGAGTGACTCACAGTTTTCAACAATCTTAAGCTTGTTAAAGTATATAAGCCTTAATTACCACTGGGATGATTATCCTTCTGCTTTAACAAGGCTTTCGTCAGTTGCGTGAAAGACTCCACGGGGTCATAGTGCGTTCGCCAACGCATAGAATAAAcaattcaatcaaatgaATGTCTTGTTTGCCTTCTTCGTCTTATGATGAAGGGACCGTCTTTGTGATCTGACAACTAAACACAAGAAGAGCATATCTCAGACGTGGCTACCCGAAGATTGAATATATCGCTTGATTTACAATTGACTGCCAAGCATGATATAGCTGCAATCTCGATGTTCCCAACGCTCTTACAATGGCAGGGTATGTCGGCGAGATTTGTACAACCGACGATAGAGGCTGCTGATGTGAGACATGGGATCTCGTCTAGCGTTAGCATGAGTCTAGTTTTCAGTTTTGCAAGTCTACTCACGCCGCAAGATGGGATGGAAGAAAGCTGGGTACAGTCAGGGGGGCTGGTTACTGTCGCCGCCAATGTCTTATTGACGACAGTGACGGACGGCACGAAGAATGATCTCGCCCTCATTCTGATAGATGTTTGATTGCATAGATGATTTGAAAGGAGGCTCAGAACTACTTCGGATTAAACCACGAAGGAAAAGGGTCGCGgtatttataagaattagATTCACCACTGTCAAATCTATCTTTTAAGGAATCAGATACCGTATGGTGCATAGATATTAACCCTGTGGTACATTCCACTTTTCAATACTATGCGTAATTCTTTATCTTAACGAAGCACAGAGTCGGTGTCTCTGTCGGCTAAACCAGACTATGTACCACTTCTATATAGAGATCCATACTATTGTAGCACGATCTACAACGGTCCGATCGGAGTCTCGATTGTCTGACGCATGTTGATGACATGGTCTAGGGAAGTGCCGTCTACGGGTACATGTCATCTCAAAAAACGAATTGGCCGTCCTCACTCGTGTCATAATTTGGAGAAAGCCTTTACATACGGCTACATCACTATGCAACTACGGCACACATGGTCATTCATTGTCTCAGGAGCTTACGACAGAAAGGTGCCCCGTCAAGGTAGAACATGTTTACGAAACTAAGATAGCTTGCATTCAGATATATAATACCATTTATATACCAGATGACATGTCAATTCTAAGCACAAGCGGTGCAGACAGCAGCGGCGGCAGCTTGCACGGATAGCGCAAGTGGAATGCCGCAGTTGCCGACGACACATCCAAGAGCCGAAGCCTGAATCACTTCAGAGCTAGCACACTGGCAGGCAATGTCGCTACACCCGGCAGCAGAAGCAGCAGAGGTGATACATGGAGCCTTCACAAGTCCATTAGTACATGATATACTTGAGTACCAGTTGTGTCACTTACACCGCAGGTGGGAATCGCTGACGTCTCAGGGCAGTCAGTTGGCGCGGCCTGTGGCATGGCGAAGGCATTGCCGAGGAAAGCAGCGATGATGAATGAGGTAGTGAATTGCATATTGAGTGATGAGCTGGAATGATAAGATGGTTTATGTTGAAGTGCTGAATGGTTTTTGTTCACTTTCAACGGGCCACGCCGTGTTATTTATAGGCGAATGCTAGCCCTCACTACGATCTCCCGCCCCCTCTGTTTTCCCAGCTTGGTGCATGTGAATAGCAACTTGCCCATATCTACCCAGCGCTTAATGAAGCTTCAATGATGCCTCAGAAGATCTTTGCCGTTGCATGTCCTGTATTTCAGCCACTCGAGACGGATGATGTTTCCTCATATGGCATGACGACTTGTAGATCGTCTCACAATTAGGGTCGAGTCCAGAATCAGCGACCGGCCGGCGACGGGAACCCCGATAGGCCGAGGCTTGTAACTTCGTATCACTTTGAAAAGCATCACACGTGAAGTTGTTATTGAAAGCATGTCATAAGTATATCAATCGAAAGCAGGGTTCCCCACAAACATTTCCTGGGGTAGCGGAAGGTGGTAGTGTGCTGTTACATTAGAGGCATGGAACTTGGCAAGACTAGTAGATATCCTTGCCGATATGTAGACGTCCGATATAGGAAAGTCTTTAAGTACTTCACCTACTGTGACAggattgatgttgatatagTCTAGTAAATATTTGCCCGGAGCGGGGTTTTGGTAGAACAACCCCATCCGATGACAATCAGTAAATAAAATCATGTGAAGGCGAATATCGTACATGTGAACAGAACTGCTCATCATGTTTCACTTTGAACTTACCCCTTCCTCCATCCATGGCATTGCTGGTACTTGATTAGCGCTCGACCGCTCGCCAGGATATGGACAAACATTTCTCATAGCATGACCTGCACATGATAGATCCTCGTCTAATTCTCCCCAGTTAATTTATCGTCTAATCTGAATGGTTTGCTCTAATCAGTGATCATTCGATACTTTGAATTTGTAACATGCGTCCCATGTTGTAAAGAAACATTTGGACCGCTCGTCATATTTTCACTGCCAGTCTCATATATCAAGTGGCCGAGTACATCAACCTATTTAGTCGCACGtgtaaaagtataaaataactaATAGTTTGGATGATTCTCAGCCAAGTGTGTGCCGATCGTGGAAGTAAAGCCATGCAAATTACACATAACACAAGGCAGAGATATTTTTTTAGGGTATGTCTCTGGTGGTTCCAGATCACGGAACTCGATAGATTCAGACAGAGTTTTATTTGCAGGGGACTACTGATATACCCCTAAATGACAATAAAACCCGAGACTTGGAGATAGTAATGTTATGACTGCGAAAATACCGCGAGATGCAGCCGAACTTCTTATTAATCCGGCATATTGTTATCGGTTGCGTGTTATGGAACTAGTTATAGAGTTGGCCCTCTGTCATCGTATCAAGGCTACCTGATTGcagaatattttattatttggCGTAGCATACAACTGCGAAAGATCCAGGTGGAGTGGCCGTGGATCTTGCTGCTTCGTTGGGGGAAGCGATCGTTATGAAGCCTAGTAAACTTTTACTCAACTTTCTACAGAGCGTATAATGACACCAGTATACGTGTTAAAACATGAAGTTGTGATGTTTAAACGAAAGCATACCCAGACATCCAATATTATAATTGTACATTGTTCTATGTATAAATTTTCAACCGTTTCTTGAATCAAGTCCACCAATTATTGACGAATATCCACGCCGATAGAAGAAAGATATTTGCACTGTTGCTGCAGTTCTTTGCTGATCTTCTCCATACTTGTGGCACCACCGGTCTTAAATAGAATACGCTCCTTTCCCTTCTCGGTCCATGTCTCCCACTTGACAGAGCCCTCATGACGGTACTTATTGGGATCC carries:
- a CDS encoding hypothetical protein (SECRETED:SignalP(1-19)~CAZy:GH93) translates to MRFQSLVWGGLLSLSTVLAAPTANSDVQEPYSQVKRAVPTSTFSNNVIFSPPSNAGWTDPRVLYARAIQLSDGSLLSTWENYSPEPPLVYFPIYRSTDGGVKWTQIGKVQDTVNNWGLRYQPDLYELPRAIGKWPKGTILATGNSIPTDLSKTKIDVYASTDGGKTWTFTSSIASGGEARPNNGLTPVWEPHMMVYKEKLVCYYADQRDPKHGQKLSHQTTTDLVSWSALVNDVADSNYNARPGMPGVTLLPNGQYIFVYETCGTDGCRVHYRLSADPLNFAAAKDIALVSNKGTRPVSSPTVVWSSVGGTNGSIIVSAGSQSQIFVNKNLGAENSWVEFATPQPNAYTRGLMTFKENDNFLLIIGGGWLPPSSTNQVSLSVIDLKKTGL
- a CDS encoding hypothetical protein (SECRETED:SignalP(1-18)); the protein is MQFTTSFIIAAFLGNAFAMPQAAPTDCPETSAIPTCGAPCITSAASAAGCSDIACQCASSEVIQASALGCVVGNCGIPLALSVQAAAAAVCTACA